TCGGTAATTGTTGTCATTGAGGGCATACTCAAATGGCGTTTCGCAACAGGCGATGAGGTGCATTCATCGCCGGCGATCGGTGCCGACGGTACAGTATATTTCGGGTCATATGATCATTATCTCTATGCGATGAACCCCGATGGCACCTTCAAATGGTCATACCAAACAGGCGGTACCGTGTATTCATCACCGGCGATAGGTACCGACGGTACGGTCTATGTCGGGTCAAGCGATAATCGTCTCTATGCGATAAACCCGAATGGCACACTGAAATGGTCATACCAAACAGGCGGTAGTGTGTCTTCTTCGCCGGCGATCGGTGCGGATGGTACGCTCTATGTCGGGTCAAGTAATTACCCCTTCATAAGTTATCTCAAAGCGATCAACCCCGATGGTACCCTGAAATGGTCATGCCCAGCAGGTATGTCTATGTTGTCCTCGCCAGCGATCGGTACGGATGGCACGATATATATAGGGTCAGATGGTGGTCTCGGAGACGGTTATCTCTATGCGATAAACCCCGGTGGCGTCGTGATATGGTCATACCCAATGGGGTTCGGTCCTGTATCGTCTTCGCCGGCGATCGGTGCGGATGGCACGATATATGTCGGGTCAAATGGTAATTATCTCTATGCGATGAACTCGGATGGTACTTTGAAATGGAGATACCCAACAGGCGGTGTCGTGTATTCATCACCGGCGATAGGTACCGACGGCACGGTCTATGTCGGGGCAAATGATAATCGTCTCTATGCGATATACTCCAACGGCACCCTGCAATGGTCATACCAAACGGGCAATTGGGTGGTATCTTCGCCGGCGATCGGTGCGGATGGCACGATATATGTCGGGTCAGGTGATAATTATCTCTATGCGGTCAACCCCGATGGCACCCCGAAATGGTCATGCCAAACAGGCCCAGTTGCATTTTCTTCGCCAGTGATCGGTACTGATGGTACGGTCTATGTCGGGTCATGTGATAACTATCTCTATGCAATTCAGGGTATAGGCCCTCTGGCAGATACTCCCTGGCCGATGTTCCATCATGATCTGGGACATACAGGTAGAGTCGGTGGAGGTTATTGAGGAAAATCTGCATATCAACGCCGTCCCCAAACTTTCACTCCCATTTAGAGATTTCACCAATCTCTATGCCAAAGTGAGTTCTTAAAGCGTCAGCATATTCTTCTTTCGTTGATATTGGCAGCTCGCTGCGCTCACTGTTCTTCTTGATTACCAGTTTCGTCTCGGTCAAGGTGACGCGGCCGTCCGGTGTTGCGCGGGTACAAATGCGATTCTGTGTGTGCCATGACCGCGGCGATGTTTGATGCCACTGGCACATTTGGGCATAGTCCTGAAGTTGGCGAGGTTCAAGAGTGAATTGGTAAAAGACCTTCCATGGAGCCCCGGTTTCTCGGGCCATCACCTTCCAGTTGTCGCCATATTGTTTTACTCGGTAGGCATAGTTGCTCTGAATTTGCATTTTTCTATCATCCATACGCAATGGCTCGATGAACAGGGCGCCGAAACCGACATCAGCAAGCCATCGCTCTTCAAGTTGGACGAGCAACACCATATGGTCGAATTCCGGTCCCAGTATACCTTCGAGGTTGACACGCGCCGAAAGCATAGTTACTTTAAACCCCAAAGCACGCAGCAGAGCAGCAAACAATCCATTCAGCTCGTAGCAAAACCCGCCCCGCCTTTGTCGGACCATTTTTTCAATGAATTTTTCATCATCAAGAATAATGGTAGTCCCGAGATGAATATCAAGGTTTTCAAAAGGGATTGTCAACAGATGCGCACGGTGGAGCTGTCGCAGTGTTTCTTCAACTGGTACCCTGGAGCCGGAATACTTGATGCGATTGAGGTAGGCGTTTATGTCCACATGACACCTTGACTATATATATTTGAGATACCTTCGATGCAATTGTATGCCAAGGTACTAAAAAGTCAACCGGGTGTCCTACAACTCTTGAATAATATCGCTTTAGCGGAAAACATTCAGAAAAGTATGATTTTATTACAATCCCCCTGTTTTATGGTGGGGTGGTTCTGTTTTCCCCGCAGTTTGATTATGTTTATATTACCCGGTATTTGCCTTTGTCACAAAATCGCGCCGTTCTTTTTTGCACAATATCTGTATCAAATGACGGCCCGATAGTGCACCGATAATTGTGCCAGTAAAAGGGGCTGTCCATTGTCCCACCATATAAAGGTTATCGAGCCCGGGCAGCGTTCTTTTCAATCCCCTGTCCATCATGTTATCCGTAGTAATATACCACCCGTCCGGGGATCCTTGCCAGTTGTCAGTGTACCTCACATAGGTCATAGGCGTGGGCACATCAACCATCTCTATCTTTGACTTGAACCCAGGCCATCTTTTCTCCAGTGCATTTGCCGTCTCTTCGGCGATCCGCTTTTTCTCATTGTCGTATTTGGCGCGGTCCTTTATCAGATTTTCCCAGTATTTGTAGTCTGTTCCATACCAGACCTCGAGCGCCGACTTTCCGGGCGGTGCCGTTGTCTTGTCAAAGCAATGCATCATAACGGTCAACCACCTGAATTCGTCGTTACCGACAGTGATCGGCTTGTCCGTCTCGAATACGAAACGGGATGGTTCTTTTGAAAGGTCCATGTCCACTCCGAACATGACGTGAACCATCGGCTTCACCGGGATCCATGTTTCGTACATGTTACGGATTGCGTCATTTAGGTACTTGCCGCCAAGTATGTCGAATATTAGACGATGACCGTCTCCGGCCCATACCACGATATCGGCTTTGTGCTCGCTGCCGTCCTCAAGGCGGATTCCGATAGCCTTGTCATTTTCGATGAGGACATCTGTGACCCGGCTCTCGTAGTGTATTTCGCCGCCTATTTGCTTGTATTTCTTTGCCATCTTGAGCATGACCTTCAGGGAGCCGCCCAGGGGATATCCCGCTTCAGCGATACCGGACCGGGCAAAACCCGCCATGGCGATCAGCGGATATTTTAGCATGGGCCAGCCCGGAGAATCCACTGAATATCTGATTGTCCTTCCCAGAAACGGGTCCTTGAACCGCCCCGTGAATTCCTGTAATGTTACCTTGGAGTATTTTCTGATTAGTCCCAATAAGGGTATCGCAGAAAAGGCCAGTTTGATCTTGCTGAATATGCCGGCCAATTCGGGGGGTTCAATGGATGCGAGATCGGTTATGCTCCGGCCGAAAAAGAGGTTAATAAATTCCCTGATCAGTTCAGAGTCGTCGGGGGAGATGGCAAGCATCTGCTCTTCGAGGCGAGCGCGGTCAAGGCAGAGATCAAGCCTTTTTCCGCTCCCTTCAACAACTATCTTATTGTTGTGATAGTGAAATTCCTGATCAACGGTTACACCGAGTTCGTCCCACATCTTTTTGAACGGTCCTGTTTTTGAATTGGCCAGCATGTGCATGCTTAGATCGAACGTGTATCCTTTTCGTGTCCATGCAGTGCAGAGCCCGCCCGGGATCTTGTGCAGTTCAAAAATGGATGTCTTGAATCCGTTCATCTGTGCATAAAGACCCGTTGAAAGCCCGGAGATGCCTGCACCTACAATGATCATGGTCTTTTGCATATTATCCTCCAAAATTTCTTTTCAATGTCTTGAATGGATCGTCCAGGAGAAAATATATTTGATCATATTTCGATTCCATCGGGCAGCATACCCTATCGCCTTCAGCATACTACTTAGCTACTTTTGCCGAGGTTTCTTGAACGGGATCAGCCGGTCTACCCTTGCCTTGTAATCTTCGTACTCCTTGCCAAATGCCTTTGTGAGTTGCCGCTCCTCTGTACCGATGAAGATCATAACACCGATATACAAAAAGACCGATACTACAAAATAGACCCAGGTTAATGTGATGAGCGCGACGCCTGGGAGTATGAGGAATGTCGCGCTGGAGTATATGGGATTGCGGGCAATGCCGTAAGCGCCGGTGGTTACCAGCCTGCCTTTGGAAAAGCCGGTGATTAACTGGACGATCGCAGTTGCCCACAGGAGCAATCCCGGAACGAGTAGCAAATATCCCAATGTTTTGATAGAACTAATACCCTCGGGTAATGCTGCCATTCGGGGCAAATGGGTGTCGACCAGTATGGCGGCGATCAAAAACGGTAGTACAGAAAGGATGATCTTCCCGCCCTGTCCGACGATGTCCATGTCGTTTTGCTTTTTAAAGATGTTGTTCATAGTATGTTTCCTTCTCTGAATTGAAGGGTTTTTGAATATATACCCATTAACTGGGCTTGTCCCAAAATATGGTGACCCATTGCTTTTAGAAGTTTTTTTCGAGTCATTTTCAAATCTGTTTTAATCTCAGCATCCAGGGCGAATATTTTGAAATAATAGCGGTGTGTTCCAAATGGAGGATTAGGCCCCATGTAGGCGTTTCGTCTGAAGAAGTTTTTACCCTGAATTGTTCCATCAGATAGGGATTCTTGCTGAGGAATTCCTTCCTGTAATTCTCTCTTTTCAGAGGGGATATTGTACAAGATCCAATGTGGGATTATGCCGAATATTGGAGCATCTACATCTTCGACAGTGATCGCGAAATATTTTGTCTGCTCGGGTGGGTGCTCCCATTGTAAAGGCGGAGAAATATTCTTTCCTCGACGAGTATTGGTGTAGAGATCCGGAATCAGTTCTCCATCTTTAAATGCTTTACTGAATATTCTAAATTCCATATTCAAAACCTCGTGGTAAGCATAAGACCTACTCCTTTGAAAGCATCCCCTTCTCGAGCGGTTCCCGCGAGCGTTGCCCGCGGTTGGCTGCAATGACCACGGCAACCGCACCCCACATCACGGCGGCCCATATGATGCCGAACAACATGAGAGGTACACCCACTATTCCCATTGGAGTGAAGATCCGTGCGCTGCTTGTGAGGCTCATGTGCATGAGCATTGCTAAGAGCAAGCTTCCACCCGTACGATCGTAGACCCATACGATTAGTACCCTGAAGGCCACCAGGAATAAGAAGGGGTCCATCAAATAGCTGACCGTGGACAGCGCTCCGCTGACCGTGCTGCTGGCAAATCCTAACCAGATGGCCGGAAGTATGTGCCAGACAGCCCACGGAAGACCCACGATGAGACCCGTGCCGAGGATTCTGTAACGCTGTCTCAGTCGGGGTGTGGCAAACCCGGTCCAGCCGAGTTCCTCGAATAAGCCGGCCATCAGTCCTGTGACGAGACCCATAAGCAAGTGGGACAACTTATTCTCGGCTGCCAATATGCCGGGGAAAAACTCAGGGGACAGTAGCGAGAGTATAGAGTATATGGCCATCATCAGTAGCGGAGCGGCGAGGAGTGCTACCGCGTACCAGCGAATGCCAACCCGCCACATGAATAACCGCGACTTGACCTCGCGTAGGCCCGTCCTTCCATAAGCGAGAGCAGTCAATAGAATACCAGATACACTGGGTCCTGCAAGGATCGCCAGAATCACAAACGGCAACAGCTTATCGAACTGCTCACTGGTGCACAGGATCCTGCCAGGCCCGCCGATGACCAGAAGTATGCCGCCCCATGAGATAATGAACGTCAGGGCAAAGTAGACCGGTACTGGATGCCGTTTGATGAAGACTGAAATTCTCATTGATCACCTCGGTCTAATATTTCTAATAGTTGCGCTATTGCCTCAATCGTCGGATGGAATCATACATAAATGCAAACAAAAAGCAAGGGGGGATAATGCTTGTGTTATTTCCTATGGTGCCAGCGATGAGATATTTGTCTGAAAACGCCGGAATATAATAGTTGTCTGGTGATGAAATATCGTGATTGGGACGGCTATGCTGTATTATCTACA
This portion of the candidate division WOR-3 bacterium genome encodes:
- a CDS encoding isoprenylcysteine carboxylmethyltransferase family protein → MNNIFKKQNDMDIVGQGGKIILSVLPFLIAAILVDTHLPRMAALPEGISSIKTLGYLLLVPGLLLWATAIVQLITGFSKGRLVTTGAYGIARNPIYSSATFLILPGVALITLTWVYFVVSVFLYIGVMIFIGTEERQLTKAFGKEYEDYKARVDRLIPFKKPRQK
- a CDS encoding PQQ-binding-like beta-propeller repeat protein; translation: MKNVLSAITACLLLWIGCGGDSEAPVIEITHPTDGSMVSGTVNITADASDDNEVDSVQFYIDDTLRSTSTAEPYGYSWVTTGLQNQSSHTIYAMAYDAAENESVSGTISVIVVIEGILKWRFATGDEVHSSPAIGADGTVYFGSYDHYLYAMNPDGTFKWSYQTGGTVYSSPAIGTDGTVYVGSSDNRLYAINPNGTLKWSYQTGGSVSSSPAIGADGTLYVGSSNYPFISYLKAINPDGTLKWSCPAGMSMLSSPAIGTDGTIYIGSDGGLGDGYLYAINPGGVVIWSYPMGFGPVSSSPAIGADGTIYVGSNGNYLYAMNSDGTLKWRYPTGGVVYSSPAIGTDGTVYVGANDNRLYAIYSNGTLQWSYQTGNWVVSSPAIGADGTIYVGSGDNYLYAVNPDGTPKWSCQTGPVAFSSPVIGTDGTVYVGSCDNYLYAIQGIGPLADTPWPMFHHDLGHTGRVGGGY
- a CDS encoding NAD(P)/FAD-dependent oxidoreductase, with the translated sequence MQKTMIIVGAGISGLSTGLYAQMNGFKTSIFELHKIPGGLCTAWTRKGYTFDLSMHMLANSKTGPFKKMWDELGVTVDQEFHYHNNKIVVEGSGKRLDLCLDRARLEEQMLAISPDDSELIREFINLFFGRSITDLASIEPPELAGIFSKIKLAFSAIPLLGLIRKYSKVTLQEFTGRFKDPFLGRTIRYSVDSPGWPMLKYPLIAMAGFARSGIAEAGYPLGGSLKVMLKMAKKYKQIGGEIHYESRVTDVLIENDKAIGIRLEDGSEHKADIVVWAGDGHRLIFDILGGKYLNDAIRNMYETWIPVKPMVHVMFGVDMDLSKEPSRFVFETDKPITVGNDEFRWLTVMMHCFDKTTAPPGKSALEVWYGTDYKYWENLIKDRAKYDNEKKRIAEETANALEKRWPGFKSKIEMVDVPTPMTYVRYTDNWQGSPDGWYITTDNMMDRGLKRTLPGLDNLYMVGQWTAPFTGTIIGALSGRHLIQILCKKERRDFVTKANTG
- a CDS encoding CPBP family intramembrane metalloprotease, which encodes MRISVFIKRHPVPVYFALTFIISWGGILLVIGGPGRILCTSEQFDKLLPFVILAILAGPSVSGILLTALAYGRTGLREVKSRLFMWRVGIRWYAVALLAAPLLMMAIYSILSLLSPEFFPGILAAENKLSHLLMGLVTGLMAGLFEELGWTGFATPRLRQRYRILGTGLIVGLPWAVWHILPAIWLGFASSTVSGALSTVSYLMDPFLFLVAFRVLIVWVYDRTGGSLLLAMLMHMSLTSSARIFTPMGIVGVPLMLFGIIWAAVMWGAVAVVIAANRGQRSREPLEKGMLSKE
- a CDS encoding arylamine N-acetyltransferase, producing MDINAYLNRIKYSGSRVPVEETLRQLHRAHLLTIPFENLDIHLGTTIILDDEKFIEKMVRQRRGGFCYELNGLFAALLRALGFKVTMLSARVNLEGILGPEFDHMVLLVQLEERWLADVGFGALFIEPLRMDDRKMQIQSNYAYRVKQYGDNWKVMARETGAPWKVFYQFTLEPRQLQDYAQMCQWHQTSPRSWHTQNRICTRATPDGRVTLTETKLVIKKNSERSELPISTKEEYADALRTHFGIEIGEISKWE
- a CDS encoding YbhB/YbcL family Raf kinase inhibitor-like protein encodes the protein MEFRIFSKAFKDGELIPDLYTNTRRGKNISPPLQWEHPPEQTKYFAITVEDVDAPIFGIIPHWILYNIPSEKRELQEGIPQQESLSDGTIQGKNFFRRNAYMGPNPPFGTHRYYFKIFALDAEIKTDLKMTRKKLLKAMGHHILGQAQLMGIYSKTLQFREGNIL